Proteins from a single region of Oncorhynchus kisutch isolate 150728-3 unplaced genomic scaffold, Okis_V2 Okis01b-Okis20b_hom, whole genome shotgun sequence:
- the aspscr1 gene encoding tether containing UBX domain for GLUT4 isoform X1 has product MEDGTRLQGTFSSGQTLWELLTHFPQTRASELSESGSTPVCVYMRDEVSGEAALKKASLKSLGLTGGSAIVRFLLKKTKSPGNGDDDGMEAASTATDPVAKETKPRPLPPVGLPPSQPEGAALPSIKKESPDRPVETADAPVHVPSAAGSTLPGKQEAEVITNSQIAVRPKSSPFGGVKREEEGDGERAGPSGQCAVHPSSSSSSSPPSAPFIPFSGGGQRLGGPGVSGVGASSSSLPSMVGGPPKAKKSKPNNAMRQASTKQDDWAVVEQVLQPVDREPLIYHMDSGAHRYGNEQDLPDEFFEVTVDDIRKRFAQLKSERRVLEEAPLMTKALRESQMKDKMDRYPRVVLRVQFPDRCVLQGFFRPLETVAALRHFVKSHLQDPQLPFYLFIAPPKTILEDPTAILFQADLFPAALVYFGSDVKTESYLERRLLDSSVSALQADEAIAGCMPRSSPPSSFSSMVTEEPLPDPPAGTREIEEEEEEPNTHSQATKPVRTDTGKVPKWLKLPGKK; this is encoded by the exons ATGGAAGATGGTACCAGACTCCAGGGTACTTTCTCCAGTGGACAGACACTATGGGAGCTGCTCACACACTTTCCCCAGaccag aGCATCTGAGTTGTCTGAATCAGGTTCCACTCCTGTCTGTGTTTACATGAGAGATGAG GTGAGTGGTGAGGCAgctctaaagaaggccagtctGAAGTCTCTGGGACTCACAGGAGGAAGTGCCATAGTCAG GTTTTTACTGAAGAAGACCAAATCGCCAGGCAACGGAGACGATGACGGCATGGAGGCGGCTTCCACGGCGACAGATCCCGTCGCCAAGGAAACCAAGCCCCGCCCTTTACCCCCCGTCGGACTGCCTCCCTCACAACCAGAGGGTGCAGCGCTGCCTTCAATCAAAAAGGAGAGCCCTGACAGGCCGGTTGAGACTGCGGATGCCCCAGTCCACGTCCCCTCGGCCGCTGGCAGCACACTTCCTGGAAAACAGGAAGCGGAAGTGATTACAAACTCCCAAATTGCGGTGCGGCCTAAAAGCAGTCCCTTCGGGGGagtgaagagggaggaagagggggatggagagagggcagGACCATCTGGTCAGTGCGCTGtccatccttcctcctcctcctcttcctctcctccctccgctCCCTTCATCCCTTTCTCTGGAGGGGGTCAGAGGCTGGGGGGGCCGGGGGTGAGCGGTGTAggagcatcatcatcatcactaccatcaaTGGTTGGCGGGCCGCCCAAAGCCAAGAAATCTAAACCCAACAACGCCATG CGCCAAGCCAGTACCAAACAGGATGACTGGGCTGTGGTAGAGCAGGTTCTGCAG CCGGTGGACAGGGAACCCCTGATCTACCACATGGACTCTGGGGCGCATCGCTACGGCAACGAACAGGACTTGCCAGACGAGTTCTTTGAGGTGACTGTGGACGACATCCGCAAACGCTTCGCTCAGCTGAAGAGTGAGAG GAGGGTACTAGAGGAGGCTCCTCTGATGACTAAAGCTCTGAGAGAATCTCAGATGAAGGATAAGATGGACAGATACCCCCGA GTAGTTCTGAGGGTCCAGTTCCCTGACAGATGTGTTCTACAGGGATTCTTCAGACCTCTAGAGACAG TTGCTGCTCTGAGGCACTTTGTGAAGAGCCACCTGCAGGACCCCCAACTACCCTTCTACCTGT tCATCGCTCCTCCTAAAACCATTCTGGAGGACCCAACAGCCATCCTCTTCcag gctgaCCTGTTCCCTGCTGCCCTGGTCTACTTTGGCTCTGACGTCAAGACAG AGAGTTACTTAGAGAGACGTCTCCTGGATTCCAGTGTCTCGGCCCTACAAGCAGACGAGGCCATTGCTGG ctGTATGCCCAGGTCTtcgcccccctcctccttctcttccatgGTAACAGAGGAGCCCCTTCCAGACCCCCCCGCGGGGACCAGGGAgattgaggaggaggaagaggagccgaacacacacagccaggccaCCAAACCAGTCAGGACGGACACCGGCAAGGTCCCCAAGTGGCTCAAACTACCAG